One stretch of Streptomyces sp. NBC_00443 DNA includes these proteins:
- a CDS encoding NfeD family protein has translation MEIDAWVWWLIGAAALGIALVVTAMPELAMLAVGAVAAAVVAGIFGGGAVVQVVSFVVVSTALIAVVRPIANRHRAQRPQLATGIEALKGKQAVVLERVDASGGRIKLAGEVWSARALDTDRAYEAGQEVDVVDIEGATAIVM, from the coding sequence GTGGAAATCGACGCGTGGGTTTGGTGGTTGATCGGCGCGGCAGCGCTCGGCATCGCGCTCGTGGTCACCGCGATGCCCGAACTCGCCATGCTGGCGGTCGGAGCCGTGGCTGCAGCGGTGGTCGCCGGCATCTTCGGCGGTGGCGCCGTCGTCCAGGTCGTGTCCTTCGTCGTCGTCTCGACCGCACTCATCGCAGTCGTACGGCCCATCGCGAACAGACATCGCGCACAGCGGCCCCAACTCGCCACCGGGATCGAGGCCTTGAAAGGCAAACAGGCCGTCGTTCTGGAGCGCGTCGACGCCTCGGGCGGCCGGATCAAGCTCGCCGGAGAGGTCTGGTCGGCACGCGCCCTCGACACCGACCGCGCCTACGAAGCAGGTCAGGAAGTGGACGTCGTGGACATCGAGGGCGCCACGGCGATCGTCATGTGA
- a CDS encoding ABC transporter ATP-binding protein, which produces MSDVLELQDVSVVREGRALVDQVSWSVKEGERWVILGPNGAGKTTLLNLASSYLFPSKGTVSILDETLGKPGTDVFELRPRIGTAGVAMIDKLPKKQTVLQTVLTAAYGMTAGWHEDYDEIDEQRARAFLDRLGMSDYVDRKFGTLSEGERKRTLIARALMTDPELLLLDEPAAGLDLGGREDLVRRLGRLARDPIAPSMIMVTHHVEEIAPGFTHVLMIRQGKVLAAGPLELELTSRNLSLCFGLPLVVEQVGERWTAQGLPLS; this is translated from the coding sequence ATGAGCGATGTTCTGGAGCTTCAGGACGTATCCGTGGTCCGCGAGGGCCGGGCTCTGGTGGACCAGGTCTCCTGGTCGGTCAAGGAGGGCGAGCGCTGGGTCATCCTCGGCCCGAACGGCGCCGGCAAGACCACTCTCCTGAACCTCGCCTCCAGCTACCTCTTCCCCAGCAAGGGCACCGTCTCCATCCTCGACGAGACCCTCGGCAAGCCCGGCACCGACGTCTTCGAACTGCGTCCGCGCATCGGAACGGCCGGCGTCGCCATGATCGACAAGCTGCCCAAGAAGCAGACCGTCCTGCAGACCGTGCTCACCGCCGCGTACGGCATGACCGCCGGCTGGCACGAGGACTACGACGAGATCGACGAGCAGCGCGCCCGCGCCTTCCTCGACCGTCTCGGCATGAGCGACTACGTGGACCGCAAGTTCGGCACCCTCTCCGAGGGCGAGCGCAAGCGCACCCTCATCGCCCGTGCCCTGATGACCGACCCCGAGCTGCTCCTCCTCGACGAGCCCGCCGCCGGCCTCGACCTCGGTGGCCGCGAGGACCTCGTCCGCCGCCTCGGTCGCCTCGCCCGCGACCCGATCGCGCCCTCCATGATCATGGTCACGCACCACGTCGAGGAGATCGCCCCCGGCTTCACCCACGTCCTGATGATCCGTCAGGGCAAGGTCCTCGCCGCGGGCCCGCTGGAGCTCGAACTCACCTCCCGCAACCTCTCCCTCTGCTTCGGCCTCCCGCTCGTCGTCGAACAGGTTGGCGAGCGGTGGACGGCACAGGGCCTCCCGCTCTCCTGA
- a CDS encoding HNH endonuclease, translating to MRDTLVLNASFEPLSTVTLNRAVVLVLQDKAVVEQAHPELRMRGAAVDIPAPRVIRLCRYVRVPFRRQAPWSRRGVLVRDRHRCAYCGRRATTVDHVVPRSHGGQDTWLNTVASCAEDNHRKADRTPAQAGMPLLREPFEPTPADAMLLTLGADEFAALPDWLGLEAA from the coding sequence ATGCGGGACACACTGGTACTGAACGCGAGCTTCGAGCCGCTGTCGACGGTGACGTTGAACCGAGCCGTCGTTCTGGTGCTTCAGGACAAGGCCGTCGTTGAGCAGGCCCACCCCGAACTGCGCATGCGCGGAGCCGCGGTCGACATACCCGCGCCCCGGGTGATCAGGCTGTGCAGGTACGTACGGGTGCCGTTCCGAAGACAAGCGCCGTGGTCGAGGCGGGGTGTGCTGGTGCGGGACCGGCACCGGTGCGCGTACTGCGGGCGCCGGGCCACGACCGTGGACCACGTGGTGCCGCGGTCGCACGGTGGCCAGGACACGTGGCTGAATACGGTCGCCTCGTGCGCCGAGGACAATCATCGCAAGGCTGACCGGACGCCTGCGCAGGCGGGTATGCCGTTGCTTCGGGAGCCGTTCGAGCCGACGCCTGCCGATGCGATGTTGCTGACGCTGGGGGCGGATGAGTTTGCTGCGCTGCCGGATTGGCTTGGGCTGGAGGCTGCCTGA
- a CDS encoding SPFH domain-containing protein codes for MEPVIIVLIILVVLVFIALIKTIQVIPQASAAIVERFGRYTRTLNAGLNIVVPFIDTIRNRIDLREQVVPFPPQPVITQDNLVVNIDTVIYYQVTDARAATYEVASYIQAIEQLTVTTLRNIIGGMDLERTLTSREEINAALRGVLDEATGKWGIRVNRVELKAIEPPTSIQDSMEKQMRADRDKRAAILTAEGTRQAAILTAEGEKQSQILRAEGEAKAAALRAEGEAQAVRTVFEAIHAGDPDQKLLSYQYLQMLPKIAEGDANKLWIVPSEIGDALKGLSGAMGNLGGFGGGSGGNGSSGSATERREKPSID; via the coding sequence ATGGAACCGGTCATCATCGTCTTGATCATTCTGGTGGTGTTGGTCTTCATCGCCCTGATCAAGACGATCCAGGTCATCCCGCAGGCCAGCGCGGCCATCGTCGAGCGCTTCGGCCGCTACACGCGGACACTCAACGCGGGCCTCAACATCGTGGTTCCGTTCATCGACACCATCCGCAACCGAATCGACCTGCGCGAACAGGTCGTACCGTTCCCGCCCCAGCCGGTGATCACCCAGGACAACCTGGTCGTGAACATCGACACCGTCATCTACTACCAGGTGACCGACGCCCGCGCCGCCACCTACGAAGTCGCCAGCTACATCCAGGCGATCGAGCAGCTCACCGTCACCACGCTCCGCAACATCATCGGCGGCATGGACCTGGAGCGCACCCTGACCTCCCGCGAGGAGATCAACGCGGCCCTGCGCGGCGTCCTCGACGAGGCGACGGGCAAGTGGGGCATCCGCGTAAACCGCGTCGAACTCAAGGCAATTGAGCCCCCCACCTCCATCCAGGACTCGATGGAGAAGCAGATGCGCGCCGACCGTGACAAGCGCGCCGCGATCCTCACCGCCGAAGGTACGCGTCAGGCCGCGATCCTCACCGCCGAAGGTGAGAAGCAGTCCCAGATCCTGCGCGCCGAAGGTGAGGCCAAGGCCGCCGCCCTGCGCGCCGAGGGCGAGGCCCAGGCCGTCCGCACGGTCTTCGAAGCCATCCACGCCGGCGACCCCGACCAGAAGCTCCTCAGCTACCAGTACCTCCAGATGCTCCCCAAGATCGCCGAAGGCGACGCCAACAAGCTCTGGATCGTCCCCAGCGAAATCGGCGACGCCCTCAAGGGCCTGTCGGGCGCGATGGGCAACCTGGGCGGCTTCGGCGGCGGTTCGGGGGGCAACGGATCCTCGGGTTCGGCCACGGAACGCAGGGAGAAGCCGTCGATCGACTGA